One Aegilops tauschii subsp. strangulata cultivar AL8/78 chromosome 2, Aet v6.0, whole genome shotgun sequence genomic window, GTCAAACCCCTATATCGAATATTGGCATACCTTAGACTACGAGCAATCCCAATCAGAATAGTTTTAAATTTCTTGTTGAAACCATAAAAGGCGCCCCTTTTCTGTAACCATCCCCCGCTTTAGCTCGACAAAATGACAGCGCAACTACCTCAGCTCAGCTCAACTGGCCACCAGCAAACTGCCTCGCCAAGAACACTTCAACCGCCATTATAATATTCACGAAATTTGCCCTCCCGAGCTGCCCTTTTGCTCCACGCCTCTCCGCTCTCCGGTTTTGACTCGCCATCCATCCCCTCTCCCCAGCTCCCCCCAAAAAATTTTCACTTTCCACGCCGGGGAGATCAGCACGGTCGGCGGTCCAAAGATCGCCGGGGTTTCTTGGCCGGCATTTTCTGACGGCCGCGGGAGATGAGCTGCTTCCCGTGCTCGGGGTCCTCGGGGAAGGCCGGGGAGGATGCGGCGGCGCTCTCGCCGTCGCCCCGGCCGTCGGCGGCGAAGCCGGCGCCAGGTAACGCCcgcatcttgacttgacttgtcCAGTTTCTGCGCAGACCGGAAAGGGCTGATCTTTTGGTCATTCTGATTCCTGTCTTGTCCGTTCAGATGTCTGCTGATTTTTAGTGATTTCTGAGCATTGATTCAGGCATAAAAAGGTTATTGTTCCTTGACGGTACAAGAGGCCTAGCTGATCCCTAATTGCCAATTTTTTAGAACACCTAATTGCCAATTGGTTGGGGGCGGTTGAGTCGTTGAAGTGGACATGGATCATGTGCTTAACTGTAGCATCTTGATTTATCGGGCCCGGAAACGGGGACTAAGCGAATTAGTTTTGTATATTTTGATTCCCTGCATGTAGAAGAGCATATACGATCACGGTAGATGATTCATTTTATTCAGATATGGAGATGTTAGTCCCAAACTCCCAATTCTTGCTGAGGTAGTGGTGGTGAAGGGGACACACAAAAGAACTATATCTTGGCAGAAAATTGTATTCGAGTTTGTTGTTTCTCGCCTGACGTTGCGTGAAAGGGAGAGAAATGTCTGATGTGAAGCTTGCGGTTGCAGTGATTTTGTTACCAAACTTTCTGTCCGAAGCAACCAAAGAAACAAATGTTGATGTGTTGCTTACACTTGTTGTCTCTGACTTAATTTTATCACCAAACTTTCTGTCCGAAGCAACCAAAGAAACAAACATTTACACTTGTTTTCTCTGACTGATTCCTTGGGGTAGCTAATGGGTTGCGTCCAGATGAATTGAATTAAATTTCACCCTTTGCCTAGTTGTTGGGGCCGATTTACAGTTTGAAGCAAGCGCCCCAGTTTAGTTTTAGTTGCTGCCAGCTGGAACATGCAAGTCTGATCCTTGATTACAAGTACACAAGATCTTGTATATTTGTTTCTCCCTGTGGCTGCTGCAATTTCTCATCTACCTGCAGCCAGAATTATTTTACATCACATGATATTGATGTTGTTTCCTGACAGGATGATACATGAGATTTATGTGATTAATTATTTTTCTCAGTGTACGGTGGTACTGTTATGCAGAAGTAATAAATATGTTTCTCTGATGCTAGTTAAATTTCTCATGAGGTGATATGGCACTGGTTTTCATTGTACATATCTGCTTGGtgtttaaattgaaataaaataACTACAAGATCCATAAAGTGCCGGTGATACCTTTTTTAATACCATTATAAAAAAGGTCTGCTTTTAATGGGATGCTTATGATCATGAAGGTATATGGGGCTACCTATGATACCTTTGTTCTGTACGACTGTACATCACTTCAACAACTCAAAAGAGTAGTATCTTGCACTTTAATTCAACTTATGCCACCAACTTGATGACATTAAGTGTAAATGGCAGTTCTGGATGAGTTAGGGCAGTAGAGTATTCGACAACAGATGTGAACGCGCCAACAGGTCTTCAGGTCATCAAATGTTAGATATCTATTATAGCTGTTTATGCGTCATGGTTCATTTCTTTAGGTCCTTGCCTTTTATATTTCCTGGACTGTATGATATTTGCATTCAAGAAAGCTTATAATTGAGGAATTATATGCTAATGTTTTTCTGGTGGGTGGGTCCAGATCGATCCAATTCTCGTAGTTCAAGCTCTGTTCGCAGAGGAGGAAGCATTCCACATGGCCCGGCAAAGATTTTCACTTTCCGAGAGCTAGCTATTGCTACCAAGAATTTCAGAAAAGATTGTTTGCTGGGTGAAGGCGGCTTTGGTCGCGTCTATAAAGGACACATGGAGAATGGACAGGTTTGTTATCTCTAGCCTTGTTAACTTTATTTCCCTTTTCTGTTAAAAAGAGCAACGGGTGTTATCTTTCATGTACTGCAACTTAGGAGATAGATTTATTGGTAATTTCCATGACGTTTCTTACCCATTTTGTCTGTGTCATTTAGCAGGTTATTGCTGTGAAGCAACTTGACAGAAACGGTTTCCAAGGAAATCGTGAATTTCTTGTAGAGGTTCTCATGCTAAGCCTCTTGCACCATCCCAATCTTGTCAGATTAATTGGCTATTGCGCAGATGGTGATCAGCGCCTCCTCGTTTATGAGTATATGTTATTGGGATCGTTAGAAAATCATCTGCATGGTACGCTTCTCATTGTATGGTTTCCTGTCGTATAAAAGTAATTCTCAGTGGTTGATTGCAGTTGGTATTTACATATTACCAGTATCTTGATATTTAGTTGGCTTGAGCTTCATAAAGAACATGTAAGAGCAACAACTTCTATACATGTATAGGTGTGGTAAAtatgcagaaaaccccttatacaatgggGATATCACATGGCTAACATATACAACTCTAAAAAAACAGATAGTGGTCCAATTATTTCAGCTTCCTTAATGGTCAAATCACAAACAATTTCAGCTTCAGTTTCAGCATTTTCAAATTGATTTATTACCTGTTACATTTGACATCTTAGTTATCCGCCATCCAAAACCTTTTCTAGAACTCTAAGAAAAAATATACACGTTGTTCATCCCCTCAAGAAGAACTTGTCATCCATATTTCTTCTTTTGTACTAACTCATGGATCACTCTCTGGACAGACCGCCCACCAGACAGGGAACCCCTTGATTGGAATGCAAGGATGAGGATAGCTGTCGGTGCAGCGAAGGGTTTGGAGTACCTGCATGATAAGGCAAATCCACCGGTCATATATAGAGATTTCAAACCATCAAATATTCTTCTGAGCGAAGATTATTACCCGAAGCTGTCTGACTTTGGGCTTGCTAAACTTGGCCCTGTTGGTGAAAACACTCATGTATCAACAAGAGTTATGGGAACGTATGGCTATTGCGCTCCTGAATATGCGATGACAGGGCAGTTGACAGTAAAGTCTGATGTTTACAGTTTTGGTGTTGTGTTCCTTGAACTTGTTACAGGTCGGAGAGCCATTGATCACACCAAGCCTGATGGGGAGTCAAATCTTGTCGCATGGGTACGTTCAACCGCACTAAGTTACCTCCCATCAGTTTTGGTGTAGAGGGGATTTTTTCTCATTTCTTCATAGGTGCCAAGTGTCTGATCCATATAAATTGCAGGCTCGCCCGATGTTCAGAGACCGTCGAAAGTTCTGCCAGATGGCTGATCCGTTGCTGCAAGGCCGGTATCCCAAGAGGGGTTTGTACCAGGCTTTAGCCGTTGCAGCAATGTGTTTGCAGGAGAAAGCGGCGTCCCGGCCCCTCATAGGGGACATTGTCACTGCACTTTCTTATCTAGCTTCCCAACATTATGATCCGAAAAGCTGTAGGACCTGCCCGTCTACCCCAAGGGCGAAAGCACACCGACGGACAACCAGTTGTGTTCCTGATGCTCAACGTGCAGCTGACACGCTTAACTGGGACGCCGTGGACTTGAGGAGAAAGGATTCTAGAGGAGGGGAGTTTGAAGAGGATCTCAGTGAAGGCTGCTGCAGTGGCAGTAGCTCTGGGAGGAATGATGGCTTGGATGTGCCAGTACTGCTTGCCCTGCACAATGGGAAGTCTTACGGTGAAGCTGATAGAGATCGCAAGTCTGCCGCCAAGGTCGATGCCCACGAGAAACCGAGAGCAGACCCTGGCAAATATAGCAGGCAGGTTTGAATTTGATGGCCTTCACGAACGGGCGGTGTTGCCGTTAATTTTGCCAGGCATCTTCACACCTGCATTGGTGAGGGGTGAGTGCTTCTCTTCTCTGTGGTTACAGACCAGCACTCTTCTCTCAGCCAGGCTTGTGTTTCCCCACTCCTGTTGACCATACATTACACTCCATGGGTTTTTGTTGTTTCTACTGAACACTTATCACATACCGTATTGCGAAAGGAAGACGCTGTTCAACTGCTGGGAACCTTTCTCCCAGGATGCCTGCTTCGATCAATAACAGCGTCACTCGGCATATAGAAGATCACCCACTTTGTATTTATCGCCTAGGATAAGGTTTTCTTTGGTTTTTGGTATTGCCATATATGTTTGTGCATCGAAAAAGAGTTGTCTTGTAAGTAAATCCTGTTATTAGAGGATTTTCCCTTTTGTCCATACCTTGTAAGAATGTATAAAAGGAATGATGATCTGTAGAGGATATATCACAATCAGGCATGGTTGTACAGACTAAAGTAAACCATATACAAGTTTTTTGGAGTGTAAATACGAATGTTTTAGTTCTAACTGCTGTGAAAGGTTGCCAAATACTGGAATCTGAATAAACAACTATTCAGAGCAGAATTTGCCTCTTTTTCTCAAGAGAGGGTCAGATTTCAGTTTAGAATTCTATGACACATCTAGTAGACATTTCATGGCAATGTTCTCAATTTATTCTGCTTTATTTCCCAGATTGGAGACATCTGTATAGATATCTGCATGGGTATTGTATTTTTTACAAG contains:
- the LOC109778264 gene encoding probable serine/threonine-protein kinase PBL7 isoform X2, producing MSCFPCSGSSGKAGEDAAALSPSPRPSAAKPAPDRSNSRSSSSVRRGGSIPHGPAKIFTFRELAIATKNFRKDCLLGEGGFGRVYKGHMENGQVIAVKQLDRNGFQGNREFLVEVLMLSLLHHPNLVRLIGYCADGDQRLLVYEYMLLGSLENHLHDRPPDREPLDWNARMRIAVGAAKGLEYLHDKANPPVIYRDFKPSNILLSEDYYPKLSDFGLAKLGPVGENTHVSTRVMGTYGYCAPEYAMTGQLTVKSDVYSFGVVFLELVTGRRAIDHTKPDGESNLVAWARPMFRDRRKFCQMADPLLQGRYPKRGLYQALAVAAMCLQEKAASRPLIGDIVTALSYLASQHYDPKSCRTCPSTPRAKAHRRTTSCVPDAQRAADTLNWDAVDLRRKDSRGGEFEEDLSEGCCSGSSSGRNDGLDVPVLLALHNGKSYGEADRDRKSAAKVDAHEKPRADPGKYSRQV
- the LOC109778264 gene encoding probable serine/threonine-protein kinase PBL7 isoform X1, with amino-acid sequence MSCFPCSGSSGKAGEDAAALSPSPRPSAAKPAPDRSNSRSSSSVRRGGSIPHGPAKIFTFRELAIATKNFRKDCLLGEGGFGRVYKGHMENGQQVIAVKQLDRNGFQGNREFLVEVLMLSLLHHPNLVRLIGYCADGDQRLLVYEYMLLGSLENHLHDRPPDREPLDWNARMRIAVGAAKGLEYLHDKANPPVIYRDFKPSNILLSEDYYPKLSDFGLAKLGPVGENTHVSTRVMGTYGYCAPEYAMTGQLTVKSDVYSFGVVFLELVTGRRAIDHTKPDGESNLVAWARPMFRDRRKFCQMADPLLQGRYPKRGLYQALAVAAMCLQEKAASRPLIGDIVTALSYLASQHYDPKSCRTCPSTPRAKAHRRTTSCVPDAQRAADTLNWDAVDLRRKDSRGGEFEEDLSEGCCSGSSSGRNDGLDVPVLLALHNGKSYGEADRDRKSAAKVDAHEKPRADPGKYSRQV